In a genomic window of Equus przewalskii isolate Varuska chromosome 4, EquPr2, whole genome shotgun sequence:
- the AGBL3 gene encoding cytosolic carboxypeptidase 3 isoform X5 produces MYLTKEISNQILEEMSEDSEKEDYSDRTISDEDESDADTFMKFVSEDIHQCALLTADSISDPFFPRTTQILLEYQLGRWVPRLREPRDLYGVSSSGPLSPTRWPHNCEVIDEKVQHIAILTGVR; encoded by the exons ATGTACCTAACAAAAGAAATTTCGAACCAAATACTGGAAGAGATGTCAGAAGATTCAGAAAAGGAAGACTATTCAGACAGAACAATCAGTGATGAAGATGAATCA GATGCAGATACCTTCATGAAATTTGTAAGTGAAGATATCCACCAGTGTGCACTTTTAACAG CTGACTCTATTAGTGACCCATTTTTCCCCCGGACAACACAGATACTGTTGGAATATCAGCTAGGGAGATGGGTGCCACGTCTTCGTGAACCACGAGATTTATATGGTGTCTCTTCTTCTGGTCCGCTGAGCCCAACACGGTGGCCACACAACTGTGAGGTCATTGATGAAAAAGTCCAGCATATTG ccatcctaacaggtgtgagatga